A genomic segment from Aegilops tauschii subsp. strangulata cultivar AL8/78 chromosome 1, Aet v6.0, whole genome shotgun sequence encodes:
- the LOC109783409 gene encoding 3'-5' exonuclease-like — MKRRTQEVHVAGRTAHATVTSHPAVARRWVHTTRWRNGGRLRSSAGLIVGMGVQWTPPFRRLPDGAEPRPATLQLCCGRRCLVFQIGKAGAGSVPLILQRFLEDARVDFFGYNVLSDCRKLSAHYGLRVACPRELRLVTGMGNASMESMAEQLLGWRGVKKSQRVGVSNWDVSTLSKRQVRYAASDALVSYCLGAKCLK; from the coding sequence ATGAAGCGCCGTACCCAGGAGGTGCACGTCGCCGGCCGCACCGCGCACGCCACCGTGACCTCGCACCCCGCCGTCGCGCGCCGGTGGGTACACACGACGCGGTGGCGCAACGGCGGCCGTCTCCGCTCCAGCGCCGGGCTCATCGTCGGCATGGGCGTCCAGTGGACCCCGCCCTTCCGCCGCCTGCCCGACGGCGCCGAGCCGCGGCCGGCCACGCTGCAGCTCTGCTGCGGGCGCCGGTGCCTCGTGTTCCAGATCGGGAAGGCCGGCGCCGGCAGCGTCCCTCTGATCCTCCAGCGTTTCCTGGAGGACGCCCGCGTGGATTTCTTCGGGTACAACGTCCTGTCCGACTGCCGCAAGCTGAGCGCCCACTACGGCCTGCGGGTGGCGTGCCCGCGAGAGCTGCGCCTGGTGACGGGCATGGGGAACGCATCGATGGAGAGCATGGCGGAGCAGCTCCTCGGGTGGCGCGGGGTGAAGAAATCGCAGCGGGTGGGCGTCAGCAACTGGGACGTCAGCACGCTGTCGAAGAGGCAGGTGAGGTACGCGGCCAGCGACGCCTTGGTCTCGTACTGCCTCGGCGCCAAGTGTTTGAAGTAA